From Etheostoma cragini isolate CJK2018 chromosome 3, CSU_Ecrag_1.0, whole genome shotgun sequence:
GGTGCTGATGGATTGAATAAATCGAatgagtaaatgtaaatgtattttatttatataaaacaacaacaagccaATAACAAAGATACaataatgaatgagaaaagtaagaaaaaaataaaatcaatataaaTGTGCCATCACATTACTAGGTACCAAAACTGTCTATGCAGCTTCAGCCTGCAGAACGAGTAGGTGACCGCCGGTCCACATCCAgacatcttgttttgttttgtctttataaTGTCTTCAATGTCTGTCATTTACCTTTTATTAAATGACTCAGCACCAGTGTGGGACTGCGTTCCACAGCTGAGTTGAAGCCGAGTTGATactaaaaaaactgtataattACTTTTAAATACTGAAGTGTTACAACTATTTTACTACAGCTGGTGAATATACCACTACCTCCTCTAATACCACTAGCCCGGCTTGTACTGCATCTACTAGGGATCGCCCGGTACCGGTTTTGGAGGCCGATACCGATTATTAATagttatcagaatcagaaatactttattgatccccgaagggaaactctgtgttatAGTTGcaaaaatagtataaatatcagagtagaaatataaataaagaaatataaggagtgtggatatgtacagtagatacatagttaaaggaatgttattatacagtatttacataattaacataattaaggaattgcaatggtgaaaaggaGTAGTAATAATACCAATTGCCCGACAATCAGTTTATCCCTAGCTTCTCCCACTACTTCTCCTTTTTACTACAACTACTAccaatactttttttctatcatgtactgtatgtgttcctCTTTCTGCTGTTCCCAGCTCAGTTGTTGTGAGAGAAGGAACTTCAGAGTTGGAGCCATGTTGTCGGCGGAGGAGATTCTGTGCAACACGCAGCAGGTGATCGCCGGTCTTGAGGCGCTGAAAGGGGAGAACCGCAGTCTGCTGGACAACCTGCAGGAGGCGTTGGAGAGCCGGCCGGTGTCGGACAGCGGCAGCGTGGAGCAGGAGAAGAGCGGAATCATCCGCCAATCACTGGAGAGGATAGAGCTGGGGCTGAGTGAGGCACAGGTACAATTGGTACAACAGAATAGAGGCAAAGTCATTTACATATTGTTTTGGGTAAATTAAAGATGTGATATGCTCTGGGCAGcgttgtagtgtgtgtgtcagctcattgtttttgttttactgcccACAACTGTGCTGTTTTGGATCCCTCTCACCTCTCACATACAGTCAGGTCCATAAATATTGGGACATCAACACAATTCCAATCTTTTTGGCTCTATAGACCaccacaatggatttgaaatgaaacaaacaagatgtgctttatctgcagactttcagctttaatGTGAGGGTATTTACATCCAAATCAGATGAACGGTGTAGGAATTACAACAGTTTGTATATGTGCCTGCCACTTTTTAAGGGACCAAAAGTAATGGGACAATTGGCTGCTCAGCTGTTCCATGGCCAGGTGTGTGTTATTCCCTCATTATCCCATTTACAAGGAGCAGATAAAAGGTCCACACTTCATTTCAAGTCTGCTATTTGCATTTGGAATCTGTTGCTGTCAGTGAAGCAAGCCATCATTAGGctgaaaaatcaaaacaaacccTTCAGAGGGATAGCTAAAACATTAGGTGTGGCCAAATCAACTGTTTGGAAcattcttaaaaagaaagaacgCACCGGTGAGCTCAGCAACACCAAAAGACCCGGAAGACCACGGAAAACCACTGTGGTGGATGACCGAAGAATTCTTTCCCTGGTGAAGAAAACACCCTTCACAACAGTTGGCCAGATCAAGAACACTCTCCAGGAggtaggtgtatgtgtgtcaaaGTCAACAATCAAGAGAAGACTTCACCAGAGTGAATGCAGAGGGTTTACCACAAGATATAAACCATTGGTGAGCCTCAAAAACCGGAATGCCAGATTAGAGTTTgccaaacaacatttaaaaaagccttcACAGTTCTGGAACAACATCCTTTGGACAGATGAGACCAAGATCAACTTGTACCAGAGTGATGGAAAGAGAAGAGTGTGGAGAAGGAAAGGAACTGCTCATGATCCAAAGCATAATACCTCatcagtgaagcatggtggttGTAGTGTCATGGCGTGGGCATGTATGGCTGCCAATGGAACTGGTTCTCTTGTATTTATTGATGATGTGACTGCTGACAAAAGCAGCAGGATGAAGTGTTTCGGGCAATATTATCCGCTCATATTCAGCCAAATGCTTCAGAACTCATTGGACGGCGCTTCACAGTGCAGAtggacaatgacccaaagcataCTGCGAAAGCAACCAAAGAGTTTTTTAAGGGAAAGAAGTGGAATGTTATGCATTGGCCAAGTCAATCACCTGACCTGAATCTGATTTAGCATGCATTTCACTTGCTGAAGAAAAACTGAAGGGAAAATGCCCCAAGAACAAGCAGGAACTGAAGACCGTTGCAGTAGAGGCCTGGCAGAGCATCACCAGGGATGAAACCAAGCGTCTGGTGATGTCTATGCGTTCCAGACTTCAGGCTGTAATTGACTGCAAAGGATTTGCAACCaagtattaaaaagtgaaagaTTGATTTATGATTATTAATCTGTCCCATTACTTTTGGTCCCTTAAAAAGTGGCAGGCACATATACAAACTGTTGTAATTCCTACACCGTTCATCTGATTTGGATGTAAAtaccctcaaattaaagctgaaagtctgcagataaagcacatcttgtttgtttcatttcaaatccattgtggtggtgtatagagccaaaaagATTGGAATTGTGTTGATGTCCCAATATTTATGGACATTACTCTAGCTGTGGTTTTGAGCACAGCAGGCAGCAGtttctttttggggaaaaactcttaaaacccactgtacactatcTGCTCAGCACCAAATTCCAGAGAGGCAACGATGGTGACCAGCTGGCAAACATAgttgagcatttagcagctaaagagaaaGATATGTCCCTTttggagttggtggagaccaaatcTGAGCAAAAAGGAGAGTGATATCTGGACTGACATTTTTCAGTTAGGCTGAAACACAACTCATGATCAATGCTTTCgtctggatgtgtaaataggcaactaATTGGGGATTATATGTTTACACTGGCCTCAAGTACAAAACAAATCAGTTGTTGCgggtttaatttgttttaattatgttaCCTTATTATTTCTTCAgggttttttgtttgtccaaaattagaaacaaaatgcaaatcTCACAAAATGCTTTGCAACTCTTAGGAAAAATGCAGCttagaacacacaaaaaatgggATAGAATAATTACCAACAgtcataatataaaatataattataacTTAATTATCCTAAAGGAAGGTTTAAAGAAGTTCAAAGTAGTACACGGtacatttaagtaaaaaaaaactacaaataaaacagttttaagTAGTCtgatttaatattatttaaatttaaatttaaaagcaaAGAGTGCATACATTACAGTATAAACAATATGAAGTATTAGATACTTAGCTTTGAAAACATGCAATTAACTGTAGTAAAGTATATCTTTATAGATTttccttaaataaataatctttggGTCCTGTTGGATATCCCCATACTTTAGTCCGGGAATTTGTTTTCCTAATGTTTTATGTATGGTTTGATTATCAATTAAAGTATCACTTTTCTTATATATCTGAGGCATTGTTTTCATCACTTGTCTCTCGTTCCTCCAGGTGATGATGGCGTTGTCGGCTCACCTGGGTTCACTGGAGGCAGAAAAACAGAAGCTGCGCGCTCAGGTGAGTTTCTGCAggacatgtttaaaaaactaaaaaagagaagaataattaaagatttaaagagCATACGGGAGATTCTCTGACGTTTGTATATccttcattgtgtttttctgacCCTAAAGAAAATTATGATCACTCAAATGCTCCTCCTTCGTCTTCTTCTCCTCATAACCCATGCCTCATCTGGCCTTTTTCCAACCTGCTTTCACTGctcttcacctcctcctctttcttcatcGCCAACTATTTGTTCCTCTATTCCGCCTATCTCTCTGACCTCCatctttcctgttttccttcatgtcattttgtctttgtctttctccttcttgtttcttttttccttctgcaACAAACCCGTTTCCTCCTTCATTTCCTTTACCTCGCCACCCTCTTCCTTCATCtgctttcatttcctttttactttcttccttctttcacTCACCTACTCACTTTCTCCTCCccgtctctttttctttacctCCCTCTACTTtatcacctcctcctctttctttgtgccctcctcctcctcaggtgCGTCGCCTGTGTCAGGAGAACCAGTGGTTGAGGGACGAGCTGGCAGGTGCTCAGCAGCGGCTGCAGGACAGGGAGCAGGAGGTGGTCACCCTGGAGGAGCAGAACAGACACCTGCAGTTCATGTCCTCCATACGCAAATACGACCTGGAGGAAACGCAGCTGGTGAGGAGACGACACActgcacagatgtgtgtgtgtgtgtgtggttgtgtgggtgtgtttgtgcttcCTCAGGAAGAGTTTGCTATCAGAACTTCCCAGCCAACCAGGTCCGTGGTTACGCTTGTCTTTTCGAAGCTACGTTTGGGATTTGTACCAGATCAAATATGTAGGTTTGCACTTGACACTTCAGTATGACCTGCCTGATCAGGTAGTGATTGTATATTTCCTTATGGATATATTGTTACTTCTGTCCAATAGGTTCATCCAAAATAGCACTCTGTTCAAGAGAGAGCCTTCTTCTCGAGACACACTTTGGCTGCATCCCGGGTTCTTAAATTGCATGCCCCGTTCCTGCAATTGCTTCCCTTCCTTACGTCTTAGTCCGCCCCTCCGAGGAAGAATGGGAGAAACACAAGGAAATCATGCAAGGagagaggaaatgtgtttttagagggATGAAAGGTCCTTTCTTCTGAAGCATCACGTGAATTCATCAGCTGGATGGGCGGAGTTAATAACAGCTTTCAGCTGCCTGGCTTTCGGATAGGCTGCTCTTATGTATCCTCACTAATAGCTCCTCGGAAATCCTTCCTCGATGCTCGCTCCTTGCTCCTTGGGGCaggaataagagctttgagatggCCTTTATGTACGGTTCAACAGATTAGcgaggagctatcaaataagtGAAGTGAGATACACTGTTTGTTGAGAAGAGATCAGCGgatttttctcctcttccctttGCTGTCAATCTGGAGAGGACTTCCCGTGAAGCACgcattgaaaaaaattgacaatatGGTAGAATAATGTAGCTGCAGTTCCATCTTTGCTGAGTGTGCTTGTTTCTTACTTAAGGATGACAAAGGTACAAGTTCCACCAAAGAGTCTCTGGATGACCTCTTTCCTACTGAGGACGAGGAACAGTCACATGGTAAGACTATAATGTCTCTCTACCAGAAATATGCAGTATGCTTTTCAGTCATTCCCAGCATAAATATGACATTCTCATGTTTGTCTCAGTGAGGGAAGGTCAACTATTAATGGGTTAGCAGCATCATCACAAAGACTTTCCAATTATCTTGATTATGTCAGGAGCCTCAAAAGCTTAAACTGACTGCATGGGAAGATATCACTGGTCTGAAAACGTTTTTACAGTCATGAGcctctttcacacatgcactgcaaacctGAAGTTATCTAAACATAAGACGGACATAAGATGGATTGTCAGAAGTGCATACGTCATAACGGCTTTAATGAGATCAACATCacacatgttatttatttgtaaatgtagGATTTTACTAGAGGTGTGCGACAGTATTCATTGTTAATAGAACTCAGAAACTCAGTGTGACTGTATGCCACTGCTTAAGATATTTTGAGTAACAACTCTTCACACACAGCTAAGACATTTTAAGCTCTGATGTCAGATTTTATTCACATGCCGTGATGAGTTTGTACATCGGGATCTTTTCAGAGTAAAACCTGATGGTAAAATTATTTTCTCTTCagctaaatgtgtttgttaaatACAGGCGGATAATTGTAATTGTTAATCTTGTCTGAAGTTCTCTTGTATAACAGCACcttatttttctgaaaacaacGCAACACAAGTGGAGAGTCACCTTGTCACATGAGTGGAGACATGGCACTTTTGTATTGTAGCTGCACAGCAAGAGATAATTTAATATAAAGCAACACTATAGAACTTTTTAAACCatgaaataatgtttccaaaattgtttcagtggttcatcaacttgtaacagggtgaacggcacttcaGGAACTGCATTTGGTCTGCAGCTCTCTGCAGACCAAATGCTATAACCGTACTATgaaagtttgccagatcggccagcggatctgtagttccaaagAGACAAAATGGGACAATTCTGCTTTCAACCTGTAGGGAGACTAAAGAGGGAAAAATCCTCTATTgttgctttaagaaaaaaactttattgatACTAATTGTACAATTATTTCAATTAATGTGTCTGATTTAATTAGAGTACTTGCATTAATTAAATGTGACTCAAACTTGTAATTGATTGCTTACATTAAGTCCATACTTGTATCAAatcctgcttttctttgttcttgtcTGGTTATTGCTGTTCAGTGTCCCAGCCTCACCACAGCAGTGCAGCTGCCGCAGCCCAGCAGGGCGGTTATGAGATCCCCGCCCGCCTTCGAACACTCCACAACCTGGTCATCCAGTACGCATCCCAGGGTCGATACGAGGTCGCTGTGCCACTCTGCAAACAGGTAAGAGGGGCGATTACCTCGAACTGGCCCTCTGTATAGTATCTTGTTACTGTTTCAAAAACAGAACTGAGGCCTGCAACAGGTCTGACTCCTTCCCTGCCAGGTGGGTGTGTCACTTAAATGGCCCATTTGTGTATAtatcctgttgtgttcttttacCCTcacaatgtagcacaagtagactttatatttcccATTCATCATCTTCTGTCAGATTGTTTAGATATTGACATTTACAACCGCACTTCATACCAGAAAGACAAGAGACGTTGCAACTATGCCTACTTTTGCACAAAATAGTCAACTGTTAAACCAACTCCAGGGACATTTAGTGCttgtgttgcagttttttttaccctaatcgtgttttaaaactttcttgtggcagcgaTGGAGGCAGTGAGGTTTactgtttactgtaaaaacTGACTGACCAGCCTGATGCACGTCGGATTGTGTTTCTCCACAGCAGTGTTTGTGAATGTACATTTAgcctagtctggctatcaccaggccaagctcaatcttttaacgggcatagttcaaatgactctgtacgcaattggatagtccttcaaccaatcagaccaacaatccggGTGACGTAGCAGTGACAGAGGAACCCCTCCCGAAAGATCAGAAATGAACAGGTGAATGcagtttttctaaaatgtaaatcattattttaatgtCTCAACAGGCTTTGGAAGACCTGGAGAAGTCCTCAGGCCACACCCACCCAGACGTAGCCACCATGCTAAATATACTGGCGCTGGTATACAGGTGAGACCAGtaaccaaacaaaacaacactttgaTAAAGATTACCCCCTAAAAATGTATAATGCTATCTACTTACATGTCCACCCTGTTGTTACCCTCTGAGACAGGTGTCCTTCTTACATTAGGAGTCAATTCATTATTATCtaaatgcacatttttcaatgtttgtgatAAGCAGAGGAGACACGTCTGGTGTTGATTATCTTATTTAGAAAATTTGTACACCTTTTGTTCACTGAAGTTTAAGGTTGTTAGTTTTGATATATGGCTCCACTTTCtgttatattataaataatgtattgtataacATTATTCGGCTGTGTacttttgtcatctttttcatCCGCACCATAACTACAAACGTATTTCCTTTCATAACATTAAAGCtctttatataataaaatgagcagacattattatataatattcaACAAACGGCTGTTCCTGCACTAAGAACAAGGAGCTTTATTTTCCCTAATCAAGtgattttacataaaacatttgatctGAGGTGGCAAACTgtgcaacctttttttttctctacagaGACCAGAACAAATACAAAGAAGCGGCCAACCTGCTGAACGACGCGTTGGCCATCAGAGAGAAAACTCTTGGAGTAGACCATCCGGCTGTAAGTTAGCCTCCTTTGTTAAACCAACTGCTTACTAATGAGACTGACTAATTACCACTGACACATACTGAAACCAGTCTCTTGGAAACTTTTCTAAATTAACCCAAAATATTTGCATTGTTTCAATTTAAGGTTTTTAGTAGTGGTGCACCGATCCAGTATTAAGATTGGATATCGGCCTTGATGTGGACAAAATAGCTGGATCGGGGATCGGCCGTGAATCTGTTAACAGTCCCGTTCCCCGATCCAGCTATTTTGTccgtattgtttttttctccgtCGCAGCGCATCCGACGTCAGTCGTCAGCAGCACGTGTGTCGCATGCTGGAAGAGTTGAGTTAACCGTTGAGCAACATGAAGCCAGACAAAGAGTCGGCCGTGTGGAGATATTTCACGCTTGCCATGCCAACTAGTTTGTTGgctgtttgtaaatgtaatgtaaatgttttaagcGGTGGTGGTAGTAATGCAAAGCAAAATACTACCAATTCCAACAAGCACATCTAAAACCATTCAAATTCAATACATTACATCtatgttattttgtcttagATCAGTATCGAGACTGAAAAAGTCTGATCAGTGCATCCCTAGTTTTTACTGTAGTTTAATCAGTCATACTGAGTAGGATTGTACTGTgcattgtctgtttttgtgtttttgtgcaggTGGCAGCAACGCTCAACAACCTGGCGGTGCTTTatggaaaaagaggaaaatacaaGGAAGCAGAGCCGCTGTGTAAAAGAGCTCTGGAGatcagagagaaagtgagagaacaCACACGCTTTAGTATTTTGTACTGCAGTTATGAGATCCCTCCGTGATCTAACAATTCCTAATAATTACTTTATtgtgaatatgtactatgattttttaatgacttttttcgacacactggtatgacttttaatgactttttatgacacactggtataacttttaatgactttttctcaCATACTGtaacgttttatgacttttttcaacatactatacagtatactatgacttttttgacattctttttttcgtcatactatattatcactttttgaaGAAGAAATATCTTTTAATAATACCAAATTCACATTTTGCACCATGTTAGTACAGTTGTATATATTGGGGCcacttttttacaacatgcatctatgacttttttttaaaattgtttgacatactacactacagactttctttaacatatgactttttaacatactatactactgcTTTTTTGACCATcgatacaatgacattttatgacattttttttttactttttcaacatactgtactgaaaaagcagctttttaaaaacttttttcgacatgctatactatatctttttttgactttttggacatgctatactacgcattttttttctttttcgacatgctatactatgcctttttttacttttttcgacatgctatactatg
This genomic window contains:
- the klc3 gene encoding kinesin light chain 3 isoform X1, which gives rise to MQLQPAERLSCCERRNFRVGAMLSAEEILCNTQQVIAGLEALKGENRSLLDNLQEALESRPVSDSGSVEQEKSGIIRQSLERIELGLSEAQVMMALSAHLGSLEAEKQKLRAQVRRLCQENQWLRDELAGAQQRLQDREQEVVTLEEQNRHLQFMSSIRKYDLEETQLDDKGTSSTKESLDDLFPTEDEEQSHVSQPHHSSAAAAAQQGGYEIPARLRTLHNLVIQYASQGRYEVAVPLCKQALEDLEKSSGHTHPDVATMLNILALVYRDQNKYKEAANLLNDALAIREKTLGVDHPAVAATLNNLAVLYGKRGKYKEAEPLCKRALEIREKVLGTDHPDVAKQLNNLALLCQNQGKYQEVEQYYERALHIYQSKLGLDDANVAKTKNNLASCYLKQGKYRQAEALYKEILTRAHEKEFGSVEGDGLPSWSGAEDGGSGQDGLSNLRRSGSFTKLRESIRRSSEKLVRKLKGVGLEETTPRNAGMKRANSLNVLNVGARESQDGAQSSRLTDVRVLSSSTQSLTRRGSLSGTS
- the klc3 gene encoding kinesin light chain 3 isoform X2; protein product: MLSAEEILCNTQQVIAGLEALKGENRSLLDNLQEALESRPVSDSGSVEQEKSGIIRQSLERIELGLSEAQVMMALSAHLGSLEAEKQKLRAQVRRLCQENQWLRDELAGAQQRLQDREQEVVTLEEQNRHLQFMSSIRKYDLEETQLDDKGTSSTKESLDDLFPTEDEEQSHVSQPHHSSAAAAAQQGGYEIPARLRTLHNLVIQYASQGRYEVAVPLCKQALEDLEKSSGHTHPDVATMLNILALVYRDQNKYKEAANLLNDALAIREKTLGVDHPAVAATLNNLAVLYGKRGKYKEAEPLCKRALEIREKVLGTDHPDVAKQLNNLALLCQNQGKYQEVEQYYERALHIYQSKLGLDDANVAKTKNNLASCYLKQGKYRQAEALYKEILTRAHEKEFGSVEGDGLPSWSGAEDGGSGQDGLSNLRRSGSFTKLRESIRRSSEKLVRKLKGVGLEETTPRNAGMKRANSLNVLNVGARESQDGAQSSRLTDVRVLSSSTQSLTRRGSLSGTS